One Bacillus sp. F19 genomic region harbors:
- a CDS encoding FbpB family small basic protein encodes MRKDTYKSLKELIEQNKKELLNDKKAMDMIEKRIEKRHTLKKLA; translated from the coding sequence ATGAGGAAAGATACTTATAAATCATTGAAAGAGCTTATTGAGCAGAACAAGAAAGAGCTTTTAAATGACAAAAAGGCAATGGATATGATTGAGAAGCGCATAGAAAAACGACATACATTAAAAAAGCTTGCCTAA